The Sabethes cyaneus chromosome 3, idSabCyanKW18_F2, whole genome shotgun sequence DNA window aagtggtcgaaaaacgatcgaacacctAAGCATTCCAGTGTGGCGTTGAACAACTTCAatcaacggaataaaacgccccttctgtaaaaacacgattttcaaactttatgtacctttttctcagaaactacacaacgcgtcggaacaaacttttttttgttttgttgggagaagcttggcaaagacttctaTAATTTTTGAGCTCTCTAAACGAAACACAgacagagaaaaaggaaaaagaatattttttgaaactgtagttcttttacaattgacgaaggaacggtagaagaaagtaatgacatTTTTAGAAtgaggagaaagagtggaacggagagggagggggggggggggtattagtagctacgctcaacaagtagtcgtttgactcctaccttttgtccaatgctggaaggtgcatgggtcgaatcatTTTGGATCATTCGTTCACCCTATTTGTTAAATATCAAATTTCATATTCTCATCTTGCCtacaatttctctttttttcgaCTCACTTGATTATTGTCGGtgaaattttctttattgctcaGATATGAAAGAAAGGTGTGATAACAAAATCTTCTATATGCTTCAGTAATAGGCTCCACAGCGATCTAGTAAATTCCAACCAACTCGTGTAAATCAGTTTTTTTACCTACTGTGAAACAAATGTGAAACAAATAGCAAATATTGGCTGTAAAGTCAGTGTCACTTATGTAGAGCTATACCGCAACACCCTAGAAACGGCAGCGTCGTTTGGAATGGCTGGTATAGCATTCATCAAATCTCGAACTCTGCAGCAATAGGTGTATCCTCTGGCAAAGCTAGTAAAACCCTCTTTATACCAATTGTATTCACGGCATATGTCCGTACAGAGCTTAACTGGCTCAAAGGTCCGAAATGGGTCATTGTTGGTGATAAAGGCGATACCGGAGTCTGTGCTGGGCGATACGATAATTTTCCACAACCACTTTGGAACTTCGGTGGCTCTTTCTTCGAGGGTAATGGATGCTTGGGCTCCATTGGCTTTAGGCAGCGTCAGGATATCGTACGCTCCGGTAAATATAAGTACGTTTTCTTGCAGGCGTTCAGCCATTTTTCGGATTTCGTCTTCCACTGCACCCCAGTTTCCGTTATTGACAGCCTTTGAAGAAACAACAAACAATGTTAATTTTATGCGCtttcaagtatttttaattttctaacCTTCCACATTGGAACTGCATTAATTAACGAATAGGTGGCCCATCTCCACGCCGGAAAGATACCATCTGCATGAGGAGTTAGATGACCACGTTCCAAATAACTATTGCTGTTTATAAATCGACGCGCTTGATCTGAACCTAACAATTTTTCCAAGCGCTCTTTTTGATTCTTCTGTTTGTAAGAGCCTTCCGAAGCTTGTTCAGTACCAGATTTTTTGAATGTTGTTCGTTTATCTTCGCGGATTGCATCTAAAAAAGAAACAAACTCCCAATTTTTTCAAGCCAACATTAAAACTCAACTTACATTGAATTGCTATGCCTCGAATAGTGTGGTTTGTGTAGATGGCAGAATCAGTATTTCTATTGTAGCACGCTCGGATGTAGGGTATAAATGTACCTTCCACTGTTGTAAAGCCAATATTTCGCAACTGACCTGCTCCATTACCACATGGCGTTGTCGTGATTTGTACATCAGCACTTATGAGACGATAATCGGTACATAAAAAGTTTCTAGAATGCATTGACTCTGAAAAATAACCGCCGACACTCCTAACAGTGAATAATGTTCCGGACTGGCATGTGATATCGGCATCCCTTATACCGACtgtaaatttaataaatactctGACGTTTAATTAGAAAATAAATCTCTACCCTGTTTCGAACCTACCGTCTGCCAACATCCCTTTTGGGCAAGAAATTCTGCTGGTTTCCCCGGTACGCCAAACCATTTTTCCCCGCATTGTCGGATACTGCAGCTCAAGACCTTTGATAAAAACTGGTTCCGGCGGATCAAGATCTCTTCCGATGTCGACTTCGCATTCTTGAATGTAACGAAAATGTAAAGCTTACTCCACTTGACTTGACTTCTAATTGTACTTGTTTTTCGGAATGCGcttcttaaaattaaatacaTAAATGCTTGCTTCTTAAATTGAATTAGCTCTTCGTATTCCTGAATTTGTACGTATTCCTAAACTAACTCATTATACAAATTACCTATagattttaagagagttttttTATCCACTGCTATCAAAAATTTCCCTGATTAGGCAATCATTTATCGCTTCGATTTCCTCTTCAGAGTAAAGTTATCCATTCTCAAGGAACAAAACTTTTACACTACAACTCTACTTACCTCCTAAAGCGACACTCACAGTTAGtgctaaaataaaaatgttggcAATTATTGCCATGCTGACTGACGACGCTTCTTTTGCGGCAGCACTGACAGACCAAAGCTTTTCTAGCCAAGCCAGAACAAAGACTGAACAAATTAATGGGATCAGCTATTTGTACCGGGCGACACTTCatcagattttttttcgttatgAGGTTATGAGgttatgtaaataaataaacaaatgctTGAATCATCCTTCAGGGAATCAAATTTGCAGTCAGCTGATTGCTTCTTTAGGTTGCTCGTACCTACAGTTAAGCACATCCTATCTGACATGTAAATGTAGAAGAATATTTGGCTTATTTTTGGGTCTAGATTAGAGATGTATTTTTGAATGCATTTGAAAATTGTACAATAGATAACAGCATCCAGTACGAGTGCAGCGCCTTTCTCTCTTAATTAGTCACCTTATTTATGACGAGAAAAccttatagttactatatatatagttcggcggatagaaaaccaggcgaattggcatccctgatttatgaaattaaatttcaaattatggtgaaatgtgcaggtttttacgaaaaataatcactggcgggtgttgaaaatgactagttctatgaaaataaagtgtatttttttaccattactccggcattttggattttgaaaagcttttggctccgcttttgacgtttatttggctcccgattttctatccgccgaactatatatatagtaactatagaaaACCTCAGTGCGTCAATGTTGAGGTATATTATCTGCCAAAGGTTATGGGTCAGCACGGCCTATCATCGAAGCGCGCT harbors:
- the LOC128741508 gene encoding uncharacterized protein LOC128741508 isoform X2; protein product: MRGKMVWRTGETSRISCPKGMLADVGIRDADITCQSGTLFTVRSVGGYFSESMHSRNFLCTDYRLISADVQITTTPCGNGAGQLRNIGFTTVEGTFIPYIRACYNRNTDSAIYTNHTIRGIAIQYAIREDKRTTFKKSGTEQASEGSYKQKNQKERLEKLLGSDQARRFINSNSYLERGHLTPHADGIFPAWRWATYSLINAVPMWKAVNNGNWGAVEDEIRKMAERLQENVLIFTGAYDILTLPKANGAQASITLEERATEVPKWLWKIIVSPSTDSGIAFITNNDPFRTFEPVKLCTDICREYNWYKEGFTSFARGYTYCCRVRDLMNAIPAIPNDAAVSRVLRYSST
- the LOC128741508 gene encoding uncharacterized protein LOC128741508 isoform X1; translation: MFSFFITTTTEKKKTEGTTVGFCRTCECEVDIGRDLDPPEPVFIKGLELQYPTMRGKMVWRTGETSRISCPKGMLADVGIRDADITCQSGTLFTVRSVGGYFSESMHSRNFLCTDYRLISADVQITTTPCGNGAGQLRNIGFTTVEGTFIPYIRACYNRNTDSAIYTNHTIRGIAIQYAIREDKRTTFKKSGTEQASEGSYKQKNQKERLEKLLGSDQARRFINSNSYLERGHLTPHADGIFPAWRWATYSLINAVPMWKAVNNGNWGAVEDEIRKMAERLQENVLIFTGAYDILTLPKANGAQASITLEERATEVPKWLWKIIVSPSTDSGIAFITNNDPFRTFEPVKLCTDICREYNWYKEGFTSFARGYTYCCRVRDLMNAIPAIPNDAAVSRVLRYSST